Within Alteromonas sp. LMIT006, the genomic segment AGTTTGTCGGATACCTCGATACAAAGGGTTCGAACCCAATTTACGTTGCCTATGATTTGGATGGCAAAAATGGCCGTCAATTAACGGTGCCACAACGTACTTGGTATCGTATTATAAGTATGTTGCCCTCTGATCCAACTAAAATTTTGGTGACGAAGTCTCACTGGGCTGATCAGGGACAGACAAAGTTATGGACAATCGACGTTGATCGCGGTAAAGAAAGTTATATTGGTGGCGAGCCGCGAGGGGCACAATCCATTATTGCCGATTCGAATGGTATACCACGTTTTGCTACCGCTTATGAAGAAGAGGAAGACGATGCGATTGGTAAAGGTAAGATCACGTTTTTTGTTAAACAAACACCAACGAGCGAATGGCGAAAAGTGTCTTTACCAGATTTGTATCAACAAGGTACCCGCATTAGCTTATTAGGTTTTAACGCAGACAATACCATTGCTTATGTTTCTTCAGATATCAAAACCAAAGTACCGAGTATTTATGCTGTAGATCTTGCGACGCTCAAATCTACTCTAATACATGAAGAAACGGTCGCAGATATTGGTGGACGAGGTGAGTTATACAACGGCGCACTTGAGACAGTCGCGTTCTCACGTGATTATAACCGAATGGTTTTTTTATCAGAAGACAGTGAGATGAAAACCATTATGACTCAGCTCTATGCGACATTTGGCATTGATGATACGTCGTCAAATATGCGCATCACCTCGTTTACTGAGGACGGCAATCAGCTCGTTTTCAATATATCTTCAGATCGAGACCCAGGCGTGTTTTATTTATTCAATCGCGGTTTGGATGGGTCAAGCCCAAGCATTCGTGAACTGGCTGTTGCCAAGCGTGAAATCGATCCGAATCTGATGGCACCGATGACACCTATCAAGTTCACATCACGTGATGGCATCGAGCTACGTGGCTATAAGGTGATTCCAATTACGGGTGAGGCACCTTATCCAATGGTACAGATTATTCATGGCGGTCCACATGGCCCTCGTGATTATTGGGGTTGGAACCGCGAAGCTCAGTTTTTAGCTTCTCGTGGTTATGCGGTCGTTATGGTTAACTTCCGTGGCTCAGGTGGTTATGGTGATGCGTTCGAGCGTTCTGGCTATCAAGAATGGGGTGGCAAGATGATCAACGATATGACCGATGCCACCATGTGGATGGTCGAAAAAGGTTATGCCGATAAAGACCGCTTATGCGTCTACGGCGGCTCTTACGGTGGTTATGGCACGTTACAGTCACTTGTTCGTGAACCAGATTTGTATAAATGTGGCATTGGCTACGTGGGCGTTTATGACTTATTTGAAATGAAAAAAGCAGGTGATATTCCAAAGCGCGAATCGGGTCGCAAGTTTTTAGACCAGGTTTTAGGTACAGATGAAAAGCGTATGCGAGAGTTTTCACCAGCGCTAAATGTTGAAAAAATCAAAGCGGAGCTATTTATTGCACATGGTAGTGATGATGTTCGCGTGCCTATGGAACAGTACGAATCTCTTTCGGAAAATTTGAAGCGCATTGGTAAACCCTATATTTCAATGATTCGTGATGAAGGTCATGGGTATCAAAAAGATAAAAATAAGTATGATTTTTATTCGCAAATGGAGCGTTTTTTAGCTGAACACATTGGTGAATAACTTAATTGATTAAGAACCCCGCTATTCCTCAAGCTAGCAAGACATTTGTCAAGTAATTTATTTTGTTTGTAAATGAATTGTTAGCTTGAATTTCAACTCTCTATATGTGATTATACTTAAGTTATGGGTGTAACTTATGCCCGTTATTCATACAAACATATAAAAAAGTTTAACTAGCTACTTCATGCAACTTTTTCTGTTGCGTTTTAGTAAAATTAACATTAAACAATTGGTTGGGAATTATGTCCAAGATGAGCAAGAGAACTCTTATTGCATCTACCGTAATCGGCGTATTCGCTATGGGTAGCACTGCTGTCTCTGCAGATCCACTTGAAAACTTGCACAAAGAAAATGCAAAAACTCATGCGGCTGCAAAAAAATCTCAAGAAAAAATCAACTCGTTATTTGAACAAGCTCAGGATTTGCTTGTTGAGTATCGCGCAGTAGTTGACGAAACTGAAAACTTGAAAGTTTATAACGATTATGTTGCAAGCCTAGTTGCAGACCAGGAGCGCAACATTGCATCATTACAATCGCAAATTGATTCGATTGAAGAAACTAAGCAGAACATCGTTCCATTGATGTTCCGCATGATTGATGCGCTTGAAAACTTTGTTAACTTGGACATTCCGATCAATCTTGATGAGCGTCTTGCTCGCATCGATCGTTTACGTGAAGTAATGACCAATTCTAACGTGACCGTTTCAGAACAATTCCGTCAAGTACTAGAAGCGTATCAAATCGAGAACGAATACGGTGCCAAAATCGCATCTTATCAAGGTGATATTGAAGTGGCTGGCACGAATGTAAAAGTTGATTTCTTCAATCTTGGCCGAACGGCTCTGTTAGCACTTTCTCTTGATCAGAAAAACGCTTGGGTTTGGAATAATGAATCACGCGAGTGGGAAACTTTGGGTGATGAGTATTTATCATCTGTGGTAACGGCTGTACGTATGGCCAATAACCTCGTCCCGGCTGACCTCATTAAACTGCCAATTCGCGCAGCATCTAAAGCGGAGTAATGATAATGAGAACAATAATTAAATCACTAATTACCGTTGCGTCTGTTGCTGCATTGTCGTTTGGCGCTCAAGCACAACAAGCACAAACACTTGAACAATTACTCGAGCAAGTAAAACAAAACCGCGTGTCAGAAGCCCGTCAAAACACTGCACGCGAAAAAGAATTTTTATCAGCACGTGCTGATAAACAAGCTCTGTTAAACAAAGCTCAACGTGAGTTGAAAGCTGAACAGGACCGTGGTGATCGCTTAGCTAAGCGCTTTGCTGACAATGAAACGACCCTAGCAGAAAAAGCCGTTGAGCTAGACCAAGCTGTCGGTACTCTTGGCGAAATGTTTGGTGTAGTTCGTCAAGCGTCTTCTGAAGCGTTTGGTCGTATTTCTACCTCAATCGTATCTGCTCAGTATCCAGGTCGTGATACATTCCTAGCGCGTATGGCTGAAGAATCGAAAGGACTTCCAAACATTCGTGAACTAGAAGACCTTTGGTTTGCACTCCAAACCGAAATGACTGAGTCTGGCCGCGTAGTTAAATTCAATGCTGACGTAGTCAGTCTAGATGGTGGTGTACAGCAACAAGAAGTCGTTCGTGTTGGTACGTTTAACTTAATTGGTGAGCAAGGCTACTTGGTCTATGACGATGTAAATAACCAAATCATTCCATTAGGTCGTCAACCAGACGGTCACGTAGTTTCTTCTGCTACTGACTTGCGCGAAGCCACTTCAGGTTTGATTCCAACGTTTGTTGACCCAGCGCGTGGGCAAATCCTAGGCCTATTAAAAGAAAAAGCAACTTTATCAGAGCGCTATCACGCGGGTGGTATCGTTGGTTACATCATTACTGCAATGTTAGCGGTTGGTCTTTTGATTGCGGTTTACAAGCTAGTGACTTTATTCTTGATTGGTAACAAGATGAAAGCTCAGTTGAAAAACATCAACAATCCTTCAGATGCTAATCCTCTAGGTCGTATTTTGAATGTGTATGCTCAGAACAAAAACACGGACGCTGAGAACTTAGAATTGAAGTTGGATGAAGCTATCTTAAAAGAATTGCCAAGCATTGAGGCCGGTATCAATATCATTAAGATCTTCGCGGCAATTGCGCCTCTGCTTGGTCTTCTCGGTACAGTACTAGGTATGATCGCGACTTTCCAACAAATTACATTGTTTGGTACTGGCGACCCTCGTATTATGGCCGGCTCAATTTCAATGGCACTTGTTACTACTGCTCAAGGTATTATTGCAGCATTACCATTGATTCTTGCTCACAGTATCGTTGCAGCTCGCTCTAAGTCGATTGTTCATATCTTAGATGAACAAACTGCAGGTATCGTTGCAGCTCACACAGAGTCGGAGAAAGCATAATATGTTATACCTGATTGGATTATGGGAATCGGTCAGGGACTTTATCGCTACCGGCGGTGACGTTTTGTATTTCGTTGCTGCCGCGCTCTTCCTCATGTGGGTTTTAATGATAGAGCGTTATTGGTATTTGACATCGGTATTCCCGAAGGTGAAGCAACAAATCATCGACGATTGGAATGCCCGTGCAGATACGACCTCATGGTATGCGCATAGAATCCGTGACGCATGGATTTCACAAGCATCAGATGCACTGAATGCGCGAATGTTAATTATTCGTACATTGGTGGCCATGTGTCCGCTCATTGGTCTTCTCGGAACAGTTACAGGTATGATTACTGTTTTCGAAACCATGGCGACACAGGGTACTGGTAATGCACGATTGATGGCCGCAGGTATTTCCATGGCAACTATTCCGACCATGGCTGGTATGGTTGCTGCACTGTCAGGGTTATTCGTCAGCTCTCGCTTAGAATCAAAAGCGAAGTATGCACGCGAATCGCTCATTGACAGCCTGCCTCATCATTAAGAGAGGACATTATGAGTCGTAAACAAAGAGTTGAAGAAGAAGATGCAGCGATCGATATGACACCGATGCTAGACATTGTGTTCATCATGCTGATTTTCTTCATCGTCACCACTGTATTCGTCAAAGAAGCGGGTATCGAGGTGAACAAACCGGAAGCTAGCGAAGCATTTCGTCCTAAAAACGCCAATATTTTTATTGCGGTGACTGAAGACGGTGATGTTTGGCTAGACAAGCGCCAAGTTGATCCTGATTCAATTCGCGCAAACGTAGAACGCCTATTAACAGAGCAGCCGACTGATTACGTCATCATACAAGCTGATGTGAAGGCGAAACACGGTTTGGTGGTTAAGATAATGGACCAAGTAAAAGACGCAGGGATTGATAAAATTTCTGTCGCATCGAGGAGTTAATTAGTATGGTTAGATTAATACTTTCTATATTACTTGGCGCTGTCGTTGCATTTACTTTGTTTGTTGTTATGGCAAAGTTAATCGAAAACACCAATCGCCCAGCGGAAGAGGTTCCACCTACGCCGGTGATTGATATTGTCATGGACGATGTGGAAGAGGATACCAATACGCGTAATCGTGTACCACCTCCGCCACCGCCACCACCTCAGCAACCGCCCAAGATGCAGCCAACTGAGCCTGAAGAAATTGAACCTGATGCCAATGGTTTCAGTTTGAATGTACCAGGTATTGATACCGGCGGCATGAATGTAAGTTTAGGTGGTGTTGGAGCAATGCGTCGTGATGGTGAAGCGACTCCGATCGTACGTATTGAGCCAAAATATCCAGTACAGGCTGCTCGTGATGGCAAAGAAGGATGGGTTCGCTTATC encodes:
- a CDS encoding S9 family peptidase, with the protein product MRKLLLVFVTVMLTSTFVFAKSPADIPLEAFFKDAQFTNMEISPDGKHLAVIYDTGNSNTLAIMDTGLTEIKAKINFGEFMRIDGNIMWPRNDRFILSYSKFVGYLDTKGSNPIYVAYDLDGKNGRQLTVPQRTWYRIISMLPSDPTKILVTKSHWADQGQTKLWTIDVDRGKESYIGGEPRGAQSIIADSNGIPRFATAYEEEEDDAIGKGKITFFVKQTPTSEWRKVSLPDLYQQGTRISLLGFNADNTIAYVSSDIKTKVPSIYAVDLATLKSTLIHEETVADIGGRGELYNGALETVAFSRDYNRMVFLSEDSEMKTIMTQLYATFGIDDTSSNMRITSFTEDGNQLVFNISSDRDPGVFYLFNRGLDGSSPSIRELAVAKREIDPNLMAPMTPIKFTSRDGIELRGYKVIPITGEAPYPMVQIIHGGPHGPRDYWGWNREAQFLASRGYAVVMVNFRGSGGYGDAFERSGYQEWGGKMINDMTDATMWMVEKGYADKDRLCVYGGSYGGYGTLQSLVREPDLYKCGIGYVGVYDLFEMKKAGDIPKRESGRKFLDQVLGTDEKRMREFSPALNVEKIKAELFIAHGSDDVRVPMEQYESLSENLKRIGKPYISMIRDEGHGYQKDKNKYDFYSQMERFLAEHIGE
- a CDS encoding DUF3450 domain-containing protein, with the translated sequence MSKRTLIASTVIGVFAMGSTAVSADPLENLHKENAKTHAAAKKSQEKINSLFEQAQDLLVEYRAVVDETENLKVYNDYVASLVADQERNIASLQSQIDSIEETKQNIVPLMFRMIDALENFVNLDIPINLDERLARIDRLREVMTNSNVTVSEQFRQVLEAYQIENEYGAKIASYQGDIEVAGTNVKVDFFNLGRTALLALSLDQKNAWVWNNESREWETLGDEYLSSVVTAVRMANNLVPADLIKLPIRAASKAE
- a CDS encoding MotA/TolQ/ExbB proton channel family protein is translated as MRTIIKSLITVASVAALSFGAQAQQAQTLEQLLEQVKQNRVSEARQNTAREKEFLSARADKQALLNKAQRELKAEQDRGDRLAKRFADNETTLAEKAVELDQAVGTLGEMFGVVRQASSEAFGRISTSIVSAQYPGRDTFLARMAEESKGLPNIRELEDLWFALQTEMTESGRVVKFNADVVSLDGGVQQQEVVRVGTFNLIGEQGYLVYDDVNNQIIPLGRQPDGHVVSSATDLREATSGLIPTFVDPARGQILGLLKEKATLSERYHAGGIVGYIITAMLAVGLLIAVYKLVTLFLIGNKMKAQLKNINNPSDANPLGRILNVYAQNKNTDAENLELKLDEAILKELPSIEAGINIIKIFAAIAPLLGLLGTVLGMIATFQQITLFGTGDPRIMAGSISMALVTTAQGIIAALPLILAHSIVAARSKSIVHILDEQTAGIVAAHTESEKA
- a CDS encoding MotA/TolQ/ExbB proton channel family protein: MLYLIGLWESVRDFIATGGDVLYFVAAALFLMWVLMIERYWYLTSVFPKVKQQIIDDWNARADTTSWYAHRIRDAWISQASDALNARMLIIRTLVAMCPLIGLLGTVTGMITVFETMATQGTGNARLMAAGISMATIPTMAGMVAALSGLFVSSRLESKAKYARESLIDSLPHH
- a CDS encoding biopolymer transporter ExbD, with amino-acid sequence MSRKQRVEEEDAAIDMTPMLDIVFIMLIFFIVTTVFVKEAGIEVNKPEASEAFRPKNANIFIAVTEDGDVWLDKRQVDPDSIRANVERLLTEQPTDYVIIQADVKAKHGLVVKIMDQVKDAGIDKISVASRS
- a CDS encoding energy transducer TonB; protein product: MVRLILSILLGAVVAFTLFVVMAKLIENTNRPAEEVPPTPVIDIVMDDVEEDTNTRNRVPPPPPPPPQQPPKMQPTEPEEIEPDANGFSLNVPGIDTGGMNVSLGGVGAMRRDGEATPIVRIEPKYPVQAARDGKEGWVRLSFTINEVGGVEDVDVIEADPKRIFDREAKRALRKWKYKPKIVDGKPVKQPGMRVQLDFTLDKS